In the Piscinibacter sp. XHJ-5 genome, one interval contains:
- a CDS encoding acyl-CoA-binding protein has product MADLKARFEQAVAESKQLPEKPDNMTLLKIYALYKQASSGDVDGKRPGFTDMVGRAKWDAWNELKGKSTDEAMQEYVDLIESLK; this is encoded by the coding sequence ATGGCCGACTTGAAAGCGCGATTCGAACAGGCGGTGGCCGAATCGAAGCAACTGCCGGAAAAGCCCGACAACATGACGCTGCTGAAGATCTACGCGCTGTACAAGCAGGCATCCAGCGGCGATGTCGACGGCAAGCGCCCCGGCTTCACCGACATGGTCGGCCGCGCGAAGTGGGACGCGTGGAACGAGCTCAAGGGCAAGAGCACCGATGAGGCGATGCAGGAGTACGTCGATCTCATCGAATCGCTGAAGTAG
- a CDS encoding polyhydroxyalkanoic acid system family protein translates to MADIRIHRAHKLGLAKAREVAWHWAEEVEKKFDMECTVIEGEASDTVEFTRPGVRGQLVVAADHFDLTATLGFLLGAFSKTIEAEIERNLDDLLYAETAAKKKAAARKTAAKSAATPAKKTAKK, encoded by the coding sequence ATGGCCGATATCCGCATCCATCGCGCCCACAAGCTGGGCCTTGCCAAGGCGCGCGAGGTGGCCTGGCACTGGGCCGAAGAAGTGGAGAAGAAGTTCGACATGGAATGCACGGTCATCGAGGGCGAGGCCAGCGATACCGTCGAATTCACGCGTCCCGGCGTGCGGGGCCAGCTGGTGGTCGCGGCCGATCACTTCGATCTGACCGCGACACTGGGCTTTCTGCTCGGCGCCTTCAGCAAGACGATCGAGGCCGAGATCGAGCGCAACCTCGACGATCTGCTGTACGCCGAAACGGCGGCCAAAAAGAAGGCGGCGGCCAGGAAGACCGCCGCCAAGTCTGCTGCGACACCCGCGAAGAAGACGGCGAAAAAATAG